The DNA segment AAGCTGCAACGATTTTATCCTGAGGCAGAGCTAGGGCAGCAGACCGCCTTAACCCATGTCCAAAGCCACTGGCAGGTGCATTGTCTCGATGTCACCAAGCTAGCATTAGCCGCAAAAGAGCAGCGACAACTCATTATCATCGCCGGGGTTGGCGGCGAACTCACCATTGAGTTAGTCCAGCAAATTATGGCCCGCCATCCACAGCATTCATTGGAGTTTATCCTCTGCCCCGTGCATCACATCTATAAGGTGCGTACGGCGATGCAGCAACTCGGTTTAGGCTTAGTCGATGAGCATCTAATGCAAGAGAACAAGCGCTTCTACGAGATCTTACACCTATCGACCACGAGCCCCGTTGCGCTAACTCCTGTAGGCTCTAGTATGTGGGATTTGAGTCGTGAGCTTGATAGGGATTATCTACAAAAGAGTGTTAAGCATTATCAAAGAATTGAGCAAGGCCTATCAAAAGCTCAGCAAAACAGTCCGTTAAATGCGGAGCAACAAAAGGAAAAAGCGATGATAGGTGCAGTTATTGCTGCATATCAGGGCTTGCAAAACCTATCGCCTCTATGATTTAGGGTATAATCCTGCATCTTTTATCTATCATCGCCGCCAACTCACATTAATCAACACGAGCCGAGCTAATCAATGCGTCTGTTAAAATCTACCGTTCATGCCGATATCGCCCACCTAGATCTTAGCCAGCTAGATTTTAGTCAGCTAAATAATAAAAGCGATGGCTCTATCCATGCCAATAGCTTCCACCGTCAAGCGGCACGAGGCATTATTCTTAAAGGTGAAGAGATCTTAATGCTCTACACCGAGCGTTATCATGACTACAGTATTCCTGGCGGTGGCGTCGATGAGGGTGAAGATATTCGCAGTGGGCTCATTCGCGAACTAGAGGAAGAAACTGGGGCGCAGCATATCGAGATCATCAGTGAATTTGGCCGCTACGAAGAGTTTCGCCCTTGGTATAAAGATGATTTCGATATGGTGCACATGGAATCATTCTGCTTTGTTTGCGATATTCATCCAGAGCTTGGTGAGACAAAGCTAGAAGCCCATGAGATCCAAAATGGCATGACCCCAGTTTGGATCAATATTCATCAAGCCATCGCCCACAATGAGCACACCATGGCCAACAGCCCTAAGAAAGGCATGTCGATTGAACGAGAAACCTTTTTGCTCAAGCAGATCGTGGCAGAGCTTTTATAATCAACATAATCCCCATAGCTAAGCTGTAATAGCTAGGCCAAAAACGCGTGAATTAACCTATTCACGCGCTAATGACGACTCTCCCTTCGGGTGAAGCTTGGCAATAGCCAGCGCCAAACGCTTTATCTCGCGGGCGGTCGCGTTGCGGTTCATCTCGTTATAGATCCACATCTTAATCGCAATTTGCATCATGCTTGCCAACATAAGCGTTACCCCCCACTTGATTAGCGCTACCGGACTGATCACAACAAAAAAGAACTGGTAGCCCGACCACAGCATCAACAAGCTTAATAGAAAGGCAATAATGCTCATTAATATCAACCAGCCACCTAAGCGGCCCTTGTAGGCATCGCCTAGCATGGCGAATAAGCTTGGGTCGCGTTTAAGCTGATTATTTATCTGCTCCGACTCCTTTAGCAGCTGCTGACGGATCTTTTCATCGATATCCATAATCTCTACTCCTACTGTTTCCCCTAATGCTTACTCTAATGCTGAATCTAATGCGAATCTAGTGTTTGCTTTAAGCGCTCTCTAGCTCTAAAAAAGCACAACTTAACGGTTCCGTGTGGGATGCTGATAAGCGCTCCTTTATCTGTTTTTAATAAAGATGATGCAGCGGACTAAAAGGTTCACAGAATAAAATAAAAAAGGGAGCTTCTGCTCCCTCCTGGTTTCAAATCAAACGGTTAATTCTTTGCATCAAGTCCTTGCTTATCGATCTCGCCCGGTTCACAGCCTGACGCTAACGCTTAAAACTAGCCTTAAAACTAGGCTTAAAAATAGACGAATAAATTGATGATCATCGCATTGATAATATCGATAAAGAAACCACATACCAGAGGTACAATAATAAAGGCTCTATGCGCCGCACCATACTGCTGAGTCACCGCCGTCATATTCACAATCGCGGTTGCGGTAGAGCCCAAGGTTACGCCACCAAAGCCTGAACAGATCACCGCCGCCTCATAGTCTTTGCCCATCATTCTAAAGACAACAAAGATGGTAAAGACTATCGATAACAATACCTGTACAGACATCACCACCGAGATATAGAGCAAGCTGCCCTCTAGCTCCCAAATCTTAAGGCTCATCAAAGCCATAGTAAGAAACATACCTAGGCAGATATCTTGAATAAGAGACAAGCCTTGTGACGCATCATCTAAGTAGGCTCTATCTTTGACCTCTCTGCGATTGATGATGGCTCTTCCAACGTTACCGATGATAATACCAGCCAATAAGCAGGCGACGAACATAGGCAGCTTAACCCCAGCCTCTTGCAAAGCGAGATCGATAAAATAGCCAATAATTAAGGTAACGTTTAGCCATAACCAAGCTCGCAACACCCCAAAGTAGTCAACCTTAATATGTGATGAACCAGCTTGATGGCTGGTACCAATATCAAGCTCTGAGTCATGGTTAGCCTGAACCTTATGGCGTTTCATCAAATACGCTGCAATAGGACCACCAATCACACAGGCAGAAATTAGTCCTAGGGTATTAGAGGCAATGCCCAGCTCGCTCGCATTGACGATGCCCAGCTCTTCAACAAAGGTTGGGGTCCAAGCCATTGCAGTGCCAACGCCACCAATCAGTGCAATCGACCCCGACATCAAGCCAGCCTTAGGATCTAAGCCGAACAGTGAGGCGATGGTCACACCAGTAAAGTTTTGCAGGAAGATGAATACACTCGCCAACATAATTAAGATAAGTAGCGGCTTGCCGCCTTTAAGCAGTGTTGCAAAATCAGCCTTTAAACCAATTCCCGCAAAGAAATAGAGCAACAGCACATCGCGAACTTCGAGGTTAAACTCGATCTGAATATCGAAGGCATAATAGAGGATGCCCACGATAGCGGCGCAAGCGAAGCCACCAACAACGGGCTCAGGAATACTGTATTTTCTGAGTAGCTCGTATCGAGAGATGATACTTTTACCGATAAATAGCGCAATGATCGCTAAGGTAAATGAGACAAAGTCTTTAATTTCAATTAACTGTGGTTCCATGACAATCGATTAATCCCTGTGGAAGGTTAATAAGAAATAGCTGAAAAGAGAGGTTCCCCCCTCTTGCTGCCGAATACCAACAGATAACCTAAACTTCGCTTAAGGCATAGCTTAGGGCTTGACTTAAGGCGCATCGGCACCACTCGGCTCAGAAAGCACCATCATATAGACATTACGCTAATTAATCACCCCGTTATTTTACAATGATTTAACCTCGCGTTAAAACGATCCAAACTCATCAGCCCGCATAAGCTTATGCCTCATTAGTTGACGCATCTTCAACTGTGACTATCAGCCACGCGATATACAAACCTAATCGCTACGTGCATTAGACAAAATAAGCCAATCCGCGTGGACGCAACAAAGCGCCAAACTTGCAAACAAACATCGGAAGATATACGGTAAACGACACAAAAACGTTAACAGTTTGATAACAACAAGTTTTGTAGTTGAGTGTAATTTAGACAAACTGCATAAAATAGCTTGGTCGGACTTGTGAACCCCGTCTCTTTAGTTGAATACTTTTTATACCAATCAAGGAGCGTTTTTCTAAGGAAGGAAGTAACCAACATCATTGAAGGCAGCAGACTTATGTTCAAATCATTATCATCCCGTATATTCGTCGGCTTATTTGCCGGCCTCATATTAGGGACACTGATCCAATACGGCTTTGGCGAAAACAGCTTTGCCAATACCACTCTTGTCGATATCGCATCTGGTGCGGGTAGCATGTTTGTCCAGCTCATCATGATGCTGGTTGTGCCGCTGGTCTTTTTCAGTATCGTTAGCGGAATTATCGAGCTTAAAGACCTAAAATCATTTAGCCGACTCGGCAGCAAGACTTTTGGCTTGTACCTAGTCAACACCATTATCGCGATTGCAGCAGCTATCGGCCTTGCGTTACTCATCGCCCCCGGTCAAGGCATGCAACTAACTGGAGAGGACGGCGCAGCCCTTACCTCCACCAGCCTACCTAGCTTTATCGATATGATTGTTAATATTATTCCAAGCAACCCATTTCAGGCGTTTGCAGACGGTAATATGCTACAGATTATCTTTATGGCACTGCTAACTGGCGGCATCATTAAGGCCCTAGGAGATGATGTAAAGCCCATCGTCACTTTCTTCAAGTACGGCAATAGAGTCATGCTCAAGGCGATAACTGTGGTTATGCAAGTTGCGCCGATTGGTGTCTTTGCGCTAATGGCTAAACTTGGCGCGACCTTCGAGCCTTCAGCATTTATCAGCGTTTTAAGTTACATGGCGGTGATTTTAAGCTTACTAGCTGTATGGGCCCTTGTGGTTTACCCTGTTGTTGTCGGTATGACTACCAATATCTCTGCAGGTGAATTTCGCCGTAAAACACGCGAGCAGTTTCTATTTGCTCTCTCGACCGCAAGCTCAAATGCAACTATCCCAGTCACCATGCGCACCTTAACCGATAAACTAGGGGTTAAACCTAGCGTGGCGGGCTTTGGTGTGCCAATGGGGGCAACCATGAACATGAGTGGCGTTGCGATATACATCACCGTCGCCGCTTTCTTTGTCGGCAATGCGTTTGGCTACCCAATCACCACGGAGCAAATTCCAGCACTCGCCTTTAGCGTATTTCTGCTATCTATCGGTGCCGGTGGCGTTCCAGGAGGCGGTATTGTGATGATCGGCGTGCTTATTCATCAGATGGGACTGCCAATCGAAGCCATCGCACTCGTTGCTGCCCTCGACCGTATTATCGATATGTTCTGTACCAGCACCAACGTGGTCGGTGACTCTGCTGTGGTCAGTATTGTCAACCACAGTGAGCAGTACGATTTATCTCCTGAGTCGTCTCTGGAACTTAATGCACAAACGCGTACTTAGTCGCGTATAGCCGCGTACATAATCGCGCATTGATTCAATAAGAGCTTAAATGAAAAAAGGCACCGCAAGGTGCCTTTTTATTTACTTTGAATCTTGGACTATTTAGCGTATTCAACCGCAATATTAGCCGCAAGTTTTGCGTTATTAAACACAAGTTCGATGTTTGCCGCCAAGCTCACGCCTTTGGTGGTTTCAGCCACTTTAGCCAGTAGGAATGGCGTCGATGCCTTACCAAAAATACCTTTGCTGTCCATTTCAGCAACCGCATCAGCAATCACTTGATCGATCATAGCGCGGTCTAGCTGATGCGCTTCTGGAATTGGATTAGCAATCACTAAGCCGCCTTTCAAGTCCATATCCCACTTCGCCTTCATTGCCGCAGCAATTTGGGCTGGTGTATCGAGCTGATAATCGACTCCAAACTCACTCTCACGAGTGTAGAATGCAGGCAGAGTACTTGTTTGATAACCAACAACCGGTACACCTTGAGTTTCAAGGTACTCTAGTGTTAAACCGATATCTAAGATTGATTTAGCGCCAGCACAAACCACTGCTACGTCGGTATTCGCCAGCTCTTGAAGATCGGCAGAGATATCAAAAGTCTGCTGTGCGCCGCGGTGAACGCCACCAATGCCACCAGTTGCAAACACTTTAATGCCCGCCATCTGTGCCAAAATCATAGTCGATGCAACCGTTGTTGCTCCGTCAACACCCTTAGCAACAATAAATGGAATATCGCGGCGGCTAGTCTTAATCACATCTAGACCCGCTTTACCTAAGTACTCAATCTCTTCATGGGTCATGCCCACTTTTAAACGGCCCTTCAAGATGGCGATAGTTGCAGGTACAGCACCGTTGTCACGAATGATCTGCTCAACTTTAAGCGCCGTTTCTACGTTTTGCGGATAAGGCATACCGTGAGAAATGATGGTCGACTCCAATGCAACCACAGGCTTACCTGCTGCTAATGCTGCTGCAACTTCTGGATTAATATCTAGGTACTGCTCTAACATAACGACTCCTTGATAACGCGCTTAACGGTAATTTCAGACATATTAGGGTTTATTGTGGCTAAGTGAGACAGCGCAACGACCGCTGCTCCCATAGCAAATTGAGTAGACTCTTCGGTGGTCCACTGTTGGATCCAGCCATGAGCGAGGCCAGCAAGAAACGCATCGCCAGCGCCGTTGGCATTGACCATAGAAACTTGCATCGCAGGGATTAAGGCTTGCACGCCTTCATCGCTATAAAACACCCCATCACACCCTAGACTTAAGAAGATGCGCTTCACGCCTTGGCTATGGAACCAGTTAGCTAACTCTGGTAACTGCTCGTGGCTGTTGATGTTAATACCTGACAGTTGCTCAGCTTCTTTAAGGTTGGGTTTTAAGGTGTGGACGGAGCTTAAGAACGGCCTAATTTTCTTGGCTTTTGCACAAGAAACCGTATCGACGAAAATAGGTCTATCTGAGAAGTTGCTAAGTAGATACTCTAGAGACTCTGCCGATAGATTGGCATCGACAATGATAAGCTCTGCCCGGCGCAGCACTTCCTCATGGGTCTTTAACACAGCGACGCTGAGTCTATCGAGTATCGCCATATCATTAATGGCAACATGCATATCGCTGTCACCATCGAGCACAGATAGGTAGGTTGAAGTTGCAAACTCATCGAGATGAATACAGGCCTTCATATCGATACCGGCCTGCTGACACTGAGTCATGATCATCTGGCCATAGGTATCTTTACCTAGTGCGCTAATCAGATGGGTATCTGAGCCAAGTCTTGCTAAGTTTTCAGCAATATTTCGGCCCACGCCACCAGGTGAGCAGGTCACACTACCCGGGTTTGAGTCGCCAACTTGTAGGGTATGCAGAGGACGGCCAAGAATATCCATGTTAGCGCCACCAATTACGATGGCATAACGTGATTCGGCAAGAATATAGCCTTTACCTTTAATCACGCCTTTATGGGTTAAATTCATAATATGACCCGCCACAGCGGAGCGACTGATCCCAAGTTGATCGGCAATACTTTGCTGCGGGATCAAAGGGTCTTGTTTAAGTAGTGCTAGTATCTCGAGTTCGCGTTCTGTCATTGTTATTATCCAGTCGACACGGCCAAACAAACATTTGTTTGGATACCAAACTTTTGTTTAAACTTGCACTCAGGGTATGCCTAATTACCAGAGTAATCAAGAACAACATTTTTTCATTGGAGGAAATTGTGATCGGGATGCTAAAACAATCCTACCTCAAACAACGCTAAATTAGGCTTAAATTAACAAGTGGTTATCAGCAGGAAAATAAAATACTCTCGCTGCTTAAGACTGCGTCCACTATCAGTTCAAGAGCAATAGGGCTTACAACTGCCCTGCTATTTAACGAGTGTTCAGAGCGATAAGGCGCTTTGATTTAATTGAGAAACGCTAGAAATGGATGCGCCTAGATATAGGAGCCTATAGATATGGCGGCTGAAAACAAAGTTGAAACCGATTGGCGTAAGAAGGGGCGATATTCACACTCTATAAGGACCATTTCCATAAGGACTATTTCAATAAGAAACCTCTCCATAAAGATATGAATATCGCAAACGTACTATCTATCTTCTCACCCTAGAGAAGTACTATTTTGGAGCTAAAGCTAAGTGCTTAAACCAAGCCCTAAATCTAAGTGCTAAATCTGAGTGCTAAATCTGAGTGCTAAATCTGAGTGCTAAAGCACCATAGATAAGTATCCTAATACCAGCACTATCATAGAGGTAATCGCATAAGGCACCGGATAACCTATCGCAGGCATATCGCTTTGACAGACATTTTGGGCCCCTTTCATTGCTGAGGTGCTATTACGCCCACCAGCACAAGCCCCTGCCAATATGGCTGGATTCATCTTGCAGAAATACAAGCCATAGATCCAAGCGAGTAAGGGAGGAACCAGCGCGGCTGTTGCTCCCAAGGCGGCGATCTTTATGGCCACCACACCTTGAAATGATGCCAGAATCTTAGGTCCAAGCGTTGAGGCGAGCACGGCAACAAACACGCTCAAACCGATATCTTGCAAGAAGCTTCTAGCGCCTTCACTCATCACCCCACCAAAGTTTGGATTACGGGCCCTTAAGAAAGAAAAAATAATCCCCGTCAACATGCAGCCTGCTGAAGTCCCTAAAGCAAAGGGGATCCCCCCAAAAGTCACACTGAAGTGACCGCAAACATAGCCAATGAGCAGGGACAATGCGAGATAAAATGTTTCTGTTAGCGTGCTCTCAACAATAGGGGTGCTATTGAGTTTCTTGGCGACCTGTTGGACACACCAATCCGAGCCTGCAATACGAATGACATCACCGACTTCTACAACAGCTTGCCCAGTAACGGGTAATTGGTGACCTTGTCGAAACAGGGCTTTAATGTACACACCGAATCCCACTTCATCGCTAATTTTAGCAATAGTTTTGCCTGTATAGCAGGACTTACCTAGATGGATATCGGCCACTTCAATATCAACGTTTCTTGCTCTGGGTTCATCGACCTCGACACCGACAAAAGCGCCATCGTCTATCAAAACATGATAGTCGCCTCGAATACCGATCACATCACCAAGCGCAAGTTTTGGATTATCAGCGGCATCAAATACTTGCTTGCCCCGAACCACCTTTAAGATAGCGGCATGGGGAAAGTGTTGAAATAGAGACTCAACACTCTGGCCGACTAGCTCTTGATGCTCTACACGGTAGGCTCGAATATCTAACGGCAACACGCCAATATTTGAAAAACCATGAGTACTGGGCAGCGCCTCGATATCATCACCGACCCCAAATTCTGCTTCAGCCTCTTTACCCGCCTTAATCGGATCGATGCCAAACATCGCTGGTAAGTATTTTATAAGTAAAATAATGAAAAAACTGGATAAGACATAACTGATAACATAGCCCACAGCAATATTGGCACTCACTTGATCTAGAGTCATTCCTGCTGGCGCCTTAAATGCACCGGAGGAGATAGCTGATTGCGCCACTCCCATCACAGCCGTGACGGTGTAACTGCCAGAGATGATCCCAGCAGCATAGCCCGGTGCTAAGCCGAGTAATTTAGCGCCTAAGAATACGATAAAAAAATTACTGAAGACCACTATCAGGCCTATGACCACAAAATCGAGACCGTCTCTGGCAAGGCCGGAGAAAAACTGTGGCCCCACCTTCATGCCTATCGCGTACATAAACATCATCAAGAAAATGTCAGACACTAATCCGGGTTCCTCTATTTTCAAACCATAAACAGAAAAAGCGGTCAGGGCGATAGCAAGGCCAATGACTAAGGTTCCTGCCGTCGAACCTAGCGCGACTCCCTTGATAGAAACCTTTCCAAGTGGATAGCCGATAGCAATGGCTATAAACAGGAACACAAAGGGGTTATGTGCGATATAACCAAACAAAAAACCAAATAACTCAGAAATATTCATGATCATTTCTCGTACTAATACCAATCGATATAAGAAGCTGAGCGACTCAGAGTGTTTTTGGCAAACTAATTCAAGACGAGTGGATGATGGAATGGTTATTCCCTTGCGAAGCTATCCAACGCAGAAGTCACCAGCCAAAAGCACTCCTAAAAGGCGAGTTTTCGCGTATAACAAGCTTAGACCTAGCTCTACTATGCTCTTCACTCGTTGCGAGCAGCATGGATATTGTGAATGCCATTAATGCACGACTATATGGATATAGGAAGTAGAGTAACGCAGGAGCTGTTACCGAAGAGCAATTAATGGCTTTGCCTCAAAAGCACTAAACTCACGCTGAGCGAGCACACCTTTATACCGATTGGTATTAAACTGGATAGAAAAAGGCCGTCTTTGCAGACGACCTCTCGACTAGTTAACCATGATTGAAACCGGATGACTCTTTGGCATCACTGCCGTGTGAAATCGGATGGGAGGCAAAGAAGTCGACACAATGCTTCAAATCTGCCACTAGGAGGTCTGCCTGATCTCGGCTAAAGCCATGGCGAACCAAAATACGCATAATGACTAAGTCCTCTCTTTTAGGCGGCATTGCATAGGCTGCAATCTGCCAACCTCGAGAGCGGATACGATCCGAGAGATCAAACAGGTTGAACCCAGGATCAACGCCCTCTTTTAAGGACCAACTCATCGCAGGGATCCCGCCATGGCCATCATAGATAATCTCGAACATGCCTAATTTTTCAATCTCGCTCGACAGGTATTGCGCCGTGTCGTAGCAAGCCTGATGGATCTTACGATAGCCTTCCTTACCTAAACGTAAGAAATTATAATACTGCGCGACAATCTGCCCACCAGGGCGAGAGAAGTTCAATGCAAAGGTCGGCATATTACCGCCTAAGTAGTTCACGTTAAAAATGAGGTCTTCATCTAAAACTGAAGCATCGCGCCAAATAACCCAACCTACACCGAGTGGACTCAAGCCAAATTTATGTCCTGACGCATTAATCGACTTAACG comes from the Shewanella halifaxensis HAW-EB4 genome and includes:
- a CDS encoding tRNA (adenine(22)-N(1))-methyltransferase encodes the protein MKISQRLQHINTMINDHYDHIWDCCCDHGLLGAVLLKRKAADNIHFVDVVPSLMHEVKQKLQRFYPEAELGQQTALTHVQSHWQVHCLDVTKLALAAKEQRQLIIIAGVGGELTIELVQQIMARHPQHSLEFILCPVHHIYKVRTAMQQLGLGLVDEHLMQENKRFYEILHLSTTSPVALTPVGSSMWDLSRELDRDYLQKSVKHYQRIEQGLSKAQQNSPLNAEQQKEKAMIGAVIAAYQGLQNLSPL
- a CDS encoding NUDIX hydrolase, with amino-acid sequence MRLLKSTVHADIAHLDLSQLDFSQLNNKSDGSIHANSFHRQAARGIILKGEEILMLYTERYHDYSIPGGGVDEGEDIRSGLIRELEEETGAQHIEIISEFGRYEEFRPWYKDDFDMVHMESFCFVCDIHPELGETKLEAHEIQNGMTPVWINIHQAIAHNEHTMANSPKKGMSIERETFLLKQIVAELL
- a CDS encoding DUF6768 family protein, translating into MDIDEKIRQQLLKESEQINNQLKRDPSLFAMLGDAYKGRLGGWLILMSIIAFLLSLLMLWSGYQFFFVVISPVALIKWGVTLMLASMMQIAIKMWIYNEMNRNATAREIKRLALAIAKLHPKGESSLARE
- the gltS gene encoding sodium/glutamate symporter; protein product: MEPQLIEIKDFVSFTLAIIALFIGKSIISRYELLRKYSIPEPVVGGFACAAIVGILYYAFDIQIEFNLEVRDVLLLYFFAGIGLKADFATLLKGGKPLLILIMLASVFIFLQNFTGVTIASLFGLDPKAGLMSGSIALIGGVGTAMAWTPTFVEELGIVNASELGIASNTLGLISACVIGGPIAAYLMKRHKVQANHDSELDIGTSHQAGSSHIKVDYFGVLRAWLWLNVTLIIGYFIDLALQEAGVKLPMFVACLLAGIIIGNVGRAIINRREVKDRAYLDDASQGLSLIQDICLGMFLTMALMSLKIWELEGSLLYISVVMSVQVLLSIVFTIFVVFRMMGKDYEAAVICSGFGGVTLGSTATAIVNMTAVTQQYGAAHRAFIIVPLVCGFFIDIINAMIINLFVYF
- a CDS encoding dicarboxylate/amino acid:cation symporter, which codes for MFKSLSSRIFVGLFAGLILGTLIQYGFGENSFANTTLVDIASGAGSMFVQLIMMLVVPLVFFSIVSGIIELKDLKSFSRLGSKTFGLYLVNTIIAIAAAIGLALLIAPGQGMQLTGEDGAALTSTSLPSFIDMIVNIIPSNPFQAFADGNMLQIIFMALLTGGIIKALGDDVKPIVTFFKYGNRVMLKAITVVMQVAPIGVFALMAKLGATFEPSAFISVLSYMAVILSLLAVWALVVYPVVVGMTTNISAGEFRRKTREQFLFALSTASSNATIPVTMRTLTDKLGVKPSVAGFGVPMGATMNMSGVAIYITVAAFFVGNAFGYPITTEQIPALAFSVFLLSIGAGGVPGGGIVMIGVLIHQMGLPIEAIALVAALDRIIDMFCTSTNVVGDSAVVSIVNHSEQYDLSPESSLELNAQTRT
- a CDS encoding pseudouridine-5'-phosphate glycosidase, translating into MLEQYLDINPEVAAALAAGKPVVALESTIISHGMPYPQNVETALKVEQIIRDNGAVPATIAILKGRLKVGMTHEEIEYLGKAGLDVIKTSRRDIPFIVAKGVDGATTVASTMILAQMAGIKVFATGGIGGVHRGAQQTFDISADLQELANTDVAVVCAGAKSILDIGLTLEYLETQGVPVVGYQTSTLPAFYTRESEFGVDYQLDTPAQIAAAMKAKWDMDLKGGLVIANPIPEAHQLDRAMIDQVIADAVAEMDSKGIFGKASTPFLLAKVAETTKGVSLAANIELVFNNAKLAANIAVEYAK
- a CDS encoding PfkB family carbohydrate kinase — its product is MTERELEILALLKQDPLIPQQSIADQLGISRSAVAGHIMNLTHKGVIKGKGYILAESRYAIVIGGANMDILGRPLHTLQVGDSNPGSVTCSPGGVGRNIAENLARLGSDTHLISALGKDTYGQMIMTQCQQAGIDMKACIHLDEFATSTYLSVLDGDSDMHVAINDMAILDRLSVAVLKTHEEVLRRAELIIVDANLSAESLEYLLSNFSDRPIFVDTVSCAKAKKIRPFLSSVHTLKPNLKEAEQLSGININSHEQLPELANWFHSQGVKRIFLSLGCDGVFYSDEGVQALIPAMQVSMVNANGAGDAFLAGLAHGWIQQWTTEESTQFAMGAAVVALSHLATINPNMSEITVKRVIKESLC
- a CDS encoding aspartate:alanine exchanger family transporter codes for the protein MNISELFGFLFGYIAHNPFVFLFIAIAIGYPLGKVSIKGVALGSTAGTLVIGLAIALTAFSVYGLKIEEPGLVSDIFLMMFMYAIGMKVGPQFFSGLARDGLDFVVIGLIVVFSNFFIVFLGAKLLGLAPGYAAGIISGSYTVTAVMGVAQSAISSGAFKAPAGMTLDQVSANIAVGYVISYVLSSFFIILLIKYLPAMFGIDPIKAGKEAEAEFGVGDDIEALPSTHGFSNIGVLPLDIRAYRVEHQELVGQSVESLFQHFPHAAILKVVRGKQVFDAADNPKLALGDVIGIRGDYHVLIDDGAFVGVEVDEPRARNVDIEVADIHLGKSCYTGKTIAKISDEVGFGVYIKALFRQGHQLPVTGQAVVEVGDVIRIAGSDWCVQQVAKKLNSTPIVESTLTETFYLALSLLIGYVCGHFSVTFGGIPFALGTSAGCMLTGIIFSFLRARNPNFGGVMSEGARSFLQDIGLSVFVAVLASTLGPKILASFQGVVAIKIAALGATAALVPPLLAWIYGLYFCKMNPAILAGACAGGRNSTSAMKGAQNVCQSDMPAIGYPVPYAITSMIVLVLGYLSMVL